GCTAGCATCATAAATGACCCGAGTCGTGCTCCTGCGGTTCCGCATCGAAGTGGCTTTTGCCAGACTTCTAAAGTCATGCTCTCCCTTTAGTAGTTCCAGTTCTTCTCTTAAGCGGGAAACGTCAATCCGATGTTGGTACCAGAACGCTCTGTTTTTCCAAACCGGTCTTGGGAACCTCGCGTTCACTAAAAGGTATTCGTATTCTCTTGCAGTACAGGAAAACTGAGAATTGAAGTTCAGGGGAACTTCTGTCATCTCGTGAATAGCCAGACCCCGGTCGGTGAGTGCGTTTATTCCAAGTAGGAACTTCGACAGGTTTGGGATAGAGGAATCTGTTTTAAAATTTACGATCATTCCCCTGGCGTGGACTCCTGTGTCTGTTCTTCCCGCGCCCCAGATCCTAGTTTGTTTTTTTAGAAGGACCTCTAAGGCCTTCTCTATTTCTTCCTGAACTGTGGGAGATTGTTTTTGGCTTTGGTATCCGAAAAAACATCCACCATCGAATTCGATTAGTAAGGCATAGTTTCTAGGATCTTCTGTCATAGTTAGGAGCGGAACTTAGAATGAAACAAATAGGAGGAAGAAAAGAGAAACGTCTCTTATTTCTCTCCGCCCATTTCTTCTATGATCTTATTGTATTCATCATAGAGTTCTTTGGCCATATCAATGATCACGGAAGGTTTGGACTTAGACGCCTTACCTGAACCGTATAATCTAGAAAGAGTTCTTTTTGCACGGATTAGAAGGTTCAGTTTAGAAGCAGCATCCGATGCAAGTTCTTCCTTGAACTTCATTGTGAGATAAGCGGAAAGATAAATGACTCCGTCAAATCCCCAGTTTTTGTCAGTATCAGGTCCGAGTAGGTAAGAAGCAGCATCCACCGGCTCAGAACCGGACTGCATGATTTCCATTGTATCCGTGTACCAGCCCGCCGATTTTTGGTAGAGAAGGTCCCGGATCTTATCGTAACCCATACCTGGAAACTCTGTATTTACATCATCGAAGTACCAGGCACCTCGAACCGCGCAGACCGCTTTTTTAGGGGTAGGAGCTACTGTCACTTTTCTAGACTGGTAACATTCAATCGCTAATAAGTAAGATGCTGCTCCCAAGATCAGGTTTCTTTCTTGGTAAAAATCAGTAGGTCCCATAATGGACTCTATGTTTTTACGTCGGACCTCTGCGGATTCTCTCAATTTTGCGAGTTCGTCCGCATCTAGGCTTGACCAGTCCTTAGGAAATGCGGTATAAAGGCAACGTGGGCAAACGTTTAGAACGTAATCGTTCGGGGAAACTCTGCCGAATTTTTTGTTTTTTTCGTATAAGCGACGTAATTCCTGGGTGAGTTTGCCGGCAATTAGCCTTCCTCCCCCTTGGAACATACTTTCCCTTTGGTGGACCTCGCTACAGATAGGGCAGACCGTATCTTCTTTGTTACGAAACGAGATTTTTTTGCCTTGGGCTAATGCAGTTGCTGTCATACGAAGAATTTCCGGAAAAATCGAGCCGGAAGCGTCAATTCTCACCGTATTCTAACCGATAGACTAAGAAGAAAAGCACGATTTTCGGGTTGAACCCGGTCTTCTCAGGAAGATGCTAAGGAAAAGGTCCTCCAATGAAAAAACTTCTCGTTTTCATGATTGCGATGTTAGTCGCCCCAGTTGTTATACACGGTGAAGCCGTTTCTATGAAATCGTATAAGAAGCGGATTGAGCTGTTAACGTATTTAAGAGCGATAGAGCCGGTCGTAAAAAATTATCCTGGAGAGGTAAAATCCTCCGGAACTGGCCAAGCCCAAGCAGATGGGGAAAGACTAGCGAAGTATAAAGAACTTAAAAGATTATACCAAGAAGGTCTTCTGTATTTCTTCGAAGGGAATTTCGTAAATTCTTATCGTAGATTTT
Above is a genomic segment from Leptospira selangorensis containing:
- the truA gene encoding tRNA pseudouridine(38-40) synthase TruA gives rise to the protein MTEDPRNYALLIEFDGGCFFGYQSQKQSPTVQEEIEKALEVLLKKQTRIWGAGRTDTGVHARGMIVNFKTDSSIPNLSKFLLGINALTDRGLAIHEMTEVPLNFNSQFSCTAREYEYLLVNARFPRPVWKNRAFWYQHRIDVSRLREELELLKGEHDFRSLAKATSMRNRRSTTRVIYDASLLESEEEPGLLRLRIKANGFLHNMVRILTGTLFEIAIEKRKETNILKILSSKDRTIAGITLPPYGLYFLKAYYDSFPEIDRMYQNRKEFGGVSR
- a CDS encoding DUF2225 domain-containing protein; this translates as MTATALAQGKKISFRNKEDTVCPICSEVHQRESMFQGGGRLIAGKLTQELRRLYEKNKKFGRVSPNDYVLNVCPRCLYTAFPKDWSSLDADELAKLRESAEVRRKNIESIMGPTDFYQERNLILGAASYLLAIECYQSRKVTVAPTPKKAVCAVRGAWYFDDVNTEFPGMGYDKIRDLLYQKSAGWYTDTMEIMQSGSEPVDAASYLLGPDTDKNWGFDGVIYLSAYLTMKFKEELASDAASKLNLLIRAKRTLSRLYGSGKASKSKPSVIIDMAKELYDEYNKIIEEMGGEK